A section of the Malus sylvestris chromosome 17, drMalSylv7.2, whole genome shotgun sequence genome encodes:
- the LOC126610590 gene encoding RING-H2 finger protein ATL39-like, with product MSDKIGGVAAQIVAMAIFMSVILFFFGIGFLILVHVWIVGRAFRRGGLGGNALTAAAMAAGRTATSGTATTCMSKDDVEKLPSYDYEANYKSSPVDCVVCLDNFKMGEKCRLLPLCRHSFHAHCVDAWLLRTPICPICRAGAGTAAGLAGKGVPVADAGVELTESQTSGSGHLSDTRVDLGERQAIESGHLSPE from the coding sequence ATGAGTGACAAAATTGGAGGTGTTGCAGCGCAGATTGTGGCAATGGCGATCTTCATGTCagtaatattgttttttttcggAATCGGCTTCTTGATCTTAGTCCATGTGTGGATCGTTGGGAGGGCTTTCAGAAGAGGAGGACTTGGCGGCAATGCCTTAACGGCAGCTGCCATGGCCGCCGGCAGAACTGCCACCAGTGGCACCGCCACAACGTGCATGTCGAAAGACGACGTAGAGAAACTTCCAAGCTATGATTACGAAGCTAATTACAAAAGTAGCCCTGTGGATTGTGTAGTGTGCTTGGACAACTTCAAGATGGGCGAGAAGTGCAGGCTGTTGCCTTTGTGCAGGCACAGCTTCCATGCCCATTGCGTTGATGCGTGGCTTTTGAGGACACCGATTTGTCCGATATGCCGGGCCGGAGCTGGCACTGCTGCTGGTTTGGCCGGGAAGGGAGTGCCGGTTGCCGATGCCGGCGTTGAATTAACGGAGAGTCAAACAAGTGGAAGCGGGCATTTGAGTGATACTAGAGTTGACTTGGGGGAGAGGCAGGCAATAGAAAGTGGGCACCTGTCACCTGAGTGA